From the Candidatus Hinthialibacter antarcticus genome, the window GGGCTTTCAAGCCCTTATGCACAGGCGCTCCCAGAGTTCCACCCATACCTGATTGGTTTGTCAATTTGTGAAATGCCGGAGCCCGTTTCTGAATCCCAAAAATGGCCATCCATCAAGGTAGGTACTCACTTACCGGATGAACCAAAAAAGACGCGAATGGTTCGCGCCCTTATTGTAAACGAAATATGCGTTCAAATCACCTCGGGGTTGGATTACGCTTGTCTCCGTCGCGGCTTACTGCCGCTGACTACGAAAGCCGCTTCACCCAATCCCCTGCGGCGCTTTTTAAGATAAACAATATCGCTATCTATCACGGCCGCCGAATAAAAATATTCCAATCGGCTATTCCGTCACTCGCGGAACGCGGAAATAGCGTTCTTCTTTTTCCGCCGCATTTTTCAACGACTCATCAATCTCTAGCCCCGGTTCGATAACGTCATCGCGCATTATGTTTTGCATGGGGACAGCGTGCGAAGTCGCCTCGACGCCGGTGACGTCGAGTTCGTTTAATTTTTCGACATAGTCGAGAACTTCGCCAATATGCTGGGTATACAATTCGGCTTCATCATCCGTTAGTTCTAAGCGGCTTAGAAGCGCGATGTGTTTTAATTCGTCGCTTGAAATACTCATGGTTCAATCCTTAATGTTCTCATTAAAAAAAACGCATACCATTCTCTCGCCCAATATCTCGGGGTTGGCTTACGCTTGTCTCCGTCGCGGTTTTTTGCCGCTTACTACGAAAGCCGCTTCACCCAATCCCCTGCGATATTTTTGCACAGTCAATACAACAACCTTCTTTATTGACTCAGTGAATAGAATAGACGGATCAAGGATTTGAGGGAATCCAAACGGGAAAAACCGACCGCTTCACGTCTATCACGCATCCGCCGTGGGAGGCAATTGCGGTTTTTTCTGCTCTTCAGTCTCCGTCGGTTTCTTGGCGTCTCCCGATGCGTTGGGCACCAATAGAATTGGATCGTTCGACGACTCGCGCGGGATAATTTTATGAATGAGGATGTTCACGTCTTTTACGTTAGAGATTCCCAGGGTTTCGCTCAGATCGCGGTTTAACCGTTGTTGAAATTCACGCATGAAATCAGGAATATTTTTATTCAATTCTAAAACCAGTTTAAGATCGACTTGCAGGCTGCCGTCAATCATTTCCGCTTGCACTTGCAGTTCACGGATGCCTTCGATGGTGCGGCTTTTTCGTTTGATAAAATCTTCGATGGCGTCGATCGAGATGCCAATCGGCCCCGATTCTTGCGACAAGATTATGTGCTGACGCAGGCGCGGCTCAAAGCCAATGGCTGCGCTGAACAGGTAGAAGCCCAAAGCGAAAAACGAAAAACTAACAAACAATCCCAGCGCAACGCCCCAGCCATTGCCTAAGGAATTCACGATGCCAATCGACAGCATGAGTAAAAATTCCGGGTCCCATGCGGTCAGAAACAGTCCCAGCGCAGCCATGAAAAAAAACACAACGGCCGCTGTGGAATAAACAAACGATTTCATAATTTCGTCCCGATTTTACTGGTTTACCGCATCGGCGCCGACGGTTTCATGTTCAATCAGCAGCGGCTCGCCTAGTTCTTTGCGTTCAAAGACAGATTCAACATTGACGGCGACGTGCTTTGCTTTGAGTCCAGCGCCAAGGTGGATGGCGCGCGAAATGCGGCCTTGCAGTTCACGCGCTTCTTTGATGATGCGCGCACCGAATTCAACGGAGAGCGTCAGGGTGATTTCAACATTGCCTTCAACGAAATTGATGCGGATGCTCTTTTCCAAGGCTTTACGGCTGACGTCTTCGCCGGGTTTTGTCCCAGGGAAAAGAAAAATAGGCGTTTTTTCCACTTCGCGGATGACAAAGCGGCGGACGACAGTTGGCGAGATTTGGACCCGCCCAAGTTCTGTATCAAAAAAGCCAATCATGCTACGCCTCAATCAATTTTTGACAGACTAATGTTTCAGTAAATAGTATATCTCAAGTAAGCCATCATAACAGTCTTAAAACGGAATCCATTCAGTTGTCAGACGTTGCGTCATCGTCTTCAACACGAAACGGATTCACAAGAAGAAACAACGAGAGACACAGCAACCCATACAACTTCGGCGCGGCAAAAAAGACGCCCCAGCCGACAGAGCGCGACTCCAGCCAATAGTTATAAGGGACCATACACAACCAGACCGCAATCGCTAAAAGCCAAATCAAACGCGCGCGGCCTGCAAATACGATGCGGAGCGCCAGCGCAAAAGCCAGCATGGCTTGCACCAAATAATGGTCCCACATCAGGCTTGGCAACAGCAGCATCGCGACGCCCCAAAGAGAGAATTCCCACAATTGGGTCTCGTCTCGCCGAGGCCGCGTGACCATAATTAAGGCCGATACAATCAACAGCGCCGTCAGGTACGACATGGTTTTCGCCAAGGCGGGCGCATCCATAATACCGATGGATTTATTGCTTTGCGTGAGAAAACGATACCACACCGCAGAGGGCGCTTGGTTATGAGGCTCGATATGGAACTGTGCGCCCTGCCCCACATTGGCCCACGTCGATGAGCCGTAACTCATCTGCCGGGTTTCGTGGATAAATTCGGCGTGGACTTCCCAGCCCAACATCGCAATCGAAACAACCACGCTGGCGCTAACCAAAATCATCCCCGCGATAAAGCCCTTCCACTTCCTCTTATATAATAAAAAGAGCAGCAAAAAAGCAGGCGAAACCTTAATCGCAGCGCCTAATCCCAACCAGAATCCCGCTTGGATTTCTTTATTGCGATGCAGCGCATAGGCAGAGGCCGACAGGCATAACAGCAGATAGGTGTTCATCTGCCCCGCCCAAAACGAGCGCTGTAATGGGAAAAACGCTGCGGAAAAGATCAGCAGCAGCCCCCACCAGATGGTTTCCGGTTCGGGGTCTTTGCGAAAACATCGAACCAGCAAAGCAAGCGATGCGAGATAGGCGACGTGGCTGAATAGGTTGAACAGATACCACGCTGCGTCATAGGGCAAAAACGTCATAGGCGCCAACGTCAGCGCAAAAAACGGCGGGTATACAAATGGATTGATCGCGACCGGGGTGTTGGGGTCGTCGCTCAATAGGAGGTTCGCGGAACGAAACATCATTTCAGAGTCATACATATCGCCGCCGTGCCAGGCGAGGTAGCCCGCGATATAGAGATGTTTAAAATCGTTGCGCGATTCGACAAAGACGGTGTTGATCATTTGGTGCTGCACATAGGCGGCAAAACCAATGATGCACAACAACCATCCCAGCGAACGTAAGCCAAAGCGGTTCATTCGTCTTTCCACAATCCAATAGAGGTCAACGCCATATCATGCAATCATTTTGGTTATGCCAAAGGGGCGCCGCATTTACAAGGGCAAGCGCAACCGATAGGATAATTTCAGAAAAAAGAAAAACGAAGAACACAAGTAAACAGGTCTCAATGAAACGCTACGAACTCAGATTGATTGACATGCTGCAAAACCAGATCACCGCGCGGGGCATGACCACGCCCGCTATTCTGGAAGCGATGCAGCGCGCGCCCCGACATTTATTTGTGCCGGACGAACTGCGCCATGCGGCCTATGAAGACCATCCGCTCAATCTGCCCGCCGACCGCTCCACCATTTCTCAACCCTACATGGTCGCGTATATGGCCGATGCGCTCGCGTGTGAGCCACAACACCGCGTGCTCGAAATTGGCGCGGGGTCGGGGTATCAGGCGGCGGTGTTGTCCTATTTATGCGCCCAGGTCTATACCGTTGAACGCTATGAAAACCTGGTGCAAAACGCCATCCAGTCGATCCAATCGGTTCAGCGCGATAATGTCAATTTCAAAATAGGCGATGGGCTGCAAGGTTGGCCGGAACACGCGCCATTTGACCGCATCATCGTCACCGCCGCCGCAAAAAAACCGCCGCGCGCGCTCGCCGAACAATTAACGATGGGCGGCTTGATGTTGATCCCGCTGGGCGACTCGCAAATTCAAACCCTCACCCGCATTCAACGGACAGAGGACGGTTATAAAGCCGAAGCCTTGATCCCCTGCGTGTTTGTGCCGCTGGTTTCTGACCAAGGCGACCTGACCGAAATTGAAAATCATGACTGGATAGAGATTGTCGAATGACTATGCCAATATCGCCGACCCAACTCCTCTTTCTTCGCAGTATCATCGACAACGCCATTGCTCAGCAAAGCGGCCCCTTATCAATTTTCGTTAACAAATATAACCAATCGCTAATTGCATTGTTTGAATCAGAATCTCCTGACCAAGATTTTCATTGCTCGTTGCCTGATGGAAATTCTGAATTTATTCCGAGAGAAATTACCACTGACATTTTATTTGATCTCAGCGACAATGCTTCGTTTATTTCTTTAGATGATGGAAGCAAGGTCGTTCGTCTTACGCTAGAAAACAACAAAGTCAGCCGCGAAACGCTCGAATCAAATACGCAGCCGCTCAACACCGCGCGCTGGGCGGTGGGAAAATCAACTCACCTCGACCCCAACCAAGCGGCGCCGCTGTTGAAAACCATCGGCCTGATGACGCCCGACGGCGACGTGAAAGCGCCAATGCGCAAAAAATTCAAACAGGTTAATCATTTTATAGAACTCATGGCGCCCTTGCTTGAGAAGCCCGCTTCGGGAGGCGCTTACCACATCGTCGATTGCGGTTGTGGAAAATCGTACTTGGGATTTGCCCTGGTTTGGTATATCCGCAATGTGTTGAAACGCAAGGCGGCGTTTTTGGGCATCGACATATCAGACAACGTCATTCAACAGTGCCGCAGCCGCGCCCAAACGCTGGGCCTCAACGAAATGCGCTTTCAATGCGCTTCCATGCGCGAAGCCGATTGGCCTAAACAGGTTGATCTGCTCACCAGCCTGCACGCCTGCGACACCGCCACCGACGAAGCCCTCGCTTGCGGCGCCGCGCGTCATGCGAAACGGCTGGTCGCCGTGCCATGCTGTCAACATGAGTTAGCGGAGCAAATTGAATCGGCGCCCCACTACCCCATCACCCGGCATGGATTGTTCAAACAGCGCTTTGCAGACATGTTGACTGATATGTCGCGGTCGTTATTTTTAGAGTCGCGCGGCTATCGGGTTACGGTTGGTGAATTTGTTTCTGTCGAAGAATCCCCGAAAAATTTGATGTTGCGCGCTGAGAAAAAAAGCGACTCGTCCTCCCAGCGCGAAAGCGAGTATGATTCATTTAAATCATTTTATGGCATACGGCCGTCAATTGATTCGTTGTATCTGGAACAGAAATTTGCATTGCATTAACCGCACGAGGCGAAACAGTAACCGATGACGAAACCTTCTGAAACGCAACGGCAATGGCTGCACATCGCGGCGTGTTCATTCGCTTTGTTGTTGCCCTGGCTCAACGCCTCCGGGGCGTTTGCGTTAGCGGTCACCGCGTTTATTCACAACATTCTTCTGTTGCCGCGTTACGCGCCGTCGCTGTTTCACCGCAACGAGAGGCTCACGCAAGGCATCGGCGCCTACCCGTTGATGGTAGCATTGTTGATTTTGATTTTCCCCGACCGCTTGCACATCGTAGGCTGCGTGTGGGGAATCCTCGCCTTCGGCGATGGTTTTTCTAACCTGGTCGGTCGCAATCTCCCTCTCGTTTCCTTGCCCTGGAACCCCGAGAAAAGCCTGGGTGGGATGTTGGCGTTTACTCTCATGGGAACGCTTGCCGGTTTTTTTTTCTTATGGTGGATCGGCCCGGCTTCCACGATAGAACATCTGTTGATCATCGCGTTTATCGCAGCGTTATTTTCTTCGCTGTTTGAAAGCGTACCTACGCCGTGGGACGATAACATCACCGTCACCGTCGTCGCCGCAGTTTTGACCGCGCTGTGTTGGCCGCTGAATTTTTCGCTCTATTCAGACCCAACCACTTTGATGTGGTTGGGAACAGCCATCGCATTGAACATCATCATCGCCGTCATCGCCAAAATGATGAACTGGGTGTCAGGCGGCGGCGCCATCGGCGGTTTGATTATTGGAACGCTGGTTCTGGTCATGGGCGGGATCGACTTTTTTCTGCTGCTAATTTCCTTCTTTCTTCTCGCGACGCTGGCGACGCGCATCGGCTTCCATGAAAAAGCCCTGATGGGCGGGGCGCAAGAAAACCAGGGCAGACGCGGCGCCAAACACGCCGCCGCCAATTGCGCGGTTCCCTTACTCGCGGCTGTTTTATTTGGATGGTTCGACGGCGCCGACGCCTGGTTGGCCATATTTTACTGCGGAGCGGTCGCCACAGCGCTGAGCGATACCGTCTCCAGCGAACTCGGTCAGTTATTTGGTCGCAATCCCTTCATGCCGGGTTCATTTCAATTGGCGACGCCCGGCACGCCTGGCGCGATCTCCATCGAAGGCACCCTGTGGGGAATGGGCGCGGCGGCGCTGTTCGCGGGGCTGGCCTGCATTACCCAAACCGTTTCGCTCAACGCGCTTCCGGCTGTCATGATGGGCGCGTGGATCGGCTTCTTTTCCGAGTCGTACATTACCGCAAAATGGAAAGAAGAAGGCATTGACGTTAGCAACGAATGGATGAATACGCTCAACACCATCATCGGCGGCAGCGTCGCCGTCGCCATTGTGTTTCTGACTCAAACATGAACCAAATCGAACAAGCGCGTGAAGCGCTTCGCAACGCCCATCGCGTTTTCGTCATCACCGGCGCGGGCGTGTCAGCAGAAAGCGGCGTCCCGACCTTTCGCGGCGTCGGCGGCGTCTGGAAAAACATCGACCCTTACAAGGTCGCAACGCCGGAGGCCTTCGCCGAAGACCCGGCCTTTGTTTGGCAATGGTATGACGACCGCCGCCAAAACCTACTCAACCTCAAGCCCAACCCCGCCCACGTTGCGCTCGCTCAATTGGAATCGCAAGTCGACGACTTCTTTCTTCTCACCCAAAATGTTGACGACCTTCACGAACAGGCGGGGTCAAAATCCATCGCCCACATCCACGGCTCAATCTGGGAGGTGCGCTGCACTCGCGAAGAGACCGTCCAGACAGACCGCCGGGCGCCGCTGCCGGAACTACCGCCCCGGTGCGTAACTTGCGGCGCACTGCTTCGCCCCAACGTCGTCTGGTTCGGCGAAACCATCAACCTGGATGCGGTCAATCAAGCGGAATCATTTCTGCTCACTGGAGACATCGACGCTGTGATTGTCGTTGGAACAGAAGCGCTGTTCCCCTATATCATCCATTGGGCGCAATCCGCCCGCAGCGAACGCGGCCCATTGATTGAAATTAATATCGGTGAAACCATCCTCTCCCCCTACGCGGACATTCGGCTCGATGGCGAGGCCGGAAAAATCCTTCCGAATCTTGTTTAATCCCCTTCTTGCACGATACATGCTGCTATAATTGAGTGTTCCATTTAATCGAATCAATGAGGGACTATGAAAAAGAAACCTGCATCCAGCACAAAGAAGACCGACAAATCCATTCAACTGTCTGAAAGCACTCCAAAACTCATTGTCCGTAACGCAACCCTTAAAGACGTCGCTGGCATCTTTAAACTCACCATGAAAGTCTATTCCGGCGACATGTCGATGACGCAAGACATGATTCGCGGTCAGATCAATAATTTTGCCGAAGGCCAATTCGTCGCGGTCTATGAAGATATCGTTGTCGGCTATTGCGCAACATTTCGCATCAGCGGAAAAATTGCGCTTAAACCTCACACTTGGTCAGAAATCACCGGCGGCGGCTTCGCCTCTCGGCATGATCCACTCGGCGACTATCTATATGGAATGGAAGTCTGCGTTGACCAAGATTACCGAGGCTTGCGCATCGGGCAGCGGCTCTATAACGAACGAAAAAAAATGTGCATCTACCTGCACTTGAACGGCATCGTATTTGGAGGCCGCATCCCCGGTTATCTAAAAAAACGAAAACAATTCAAAACGCCCGAAGAATATCTGGAAGCGGTGCAAGCCAAAGAAGTCCGTGATCTGGTATTAAATTTTCAGCTCCGCAACGGGTTTGAGATTCTCGGCGTGTTGAGAAACTACTTGTCCGTCGATCTTGAATCGCACGGTTACGCCGCTCATCTCATCTGGCGCAACCCGCAAATCGACCACGAGGCCAAAACGCCCAAATCATCTACCGTGTTGAAATATACCCAAAAGGTGCGGGTCGCTTGTGTTCAATACCAGATGCGCCGGGTGAAGTCGTTTGAGGAGTTTAAAAGTTTCGTTGAATATTTTGTGGATGTCGTGGCGGATTATAAATGTGATTTTGTCTTGTTTCCTGAGATGTTTACTTTGCAGTTGTTGTCTCTGGCCGAGCGCCAACTGACGCCGCTTGAATCGATTGAAGCGATGACCAGTTACACCAATCCGTTTAAAGAGTTTATGAATGACCTGGCGGTGAAATACAACATCAACATCATCGGCGGGTCTCACCCCACTATGACCGAAGAAGAAGAAGTACAAAACGTGTCATACGTTTTCCTGCGCGACGGCTCGATCCATAAGCAAGTCAAAATTCACCCAACGCCGAACGAGCGCTATTGGTGGCACATTCAGGGCGGCTCCGAGCTCAGCGCAATCATGACTGACTGCGGGCCGATTGGCGTCTTGATCTGTTATGACAGCGAGTTTCCCGAATTGGCGCGCCACCTGGTTGACCAGGGCGCGAATATCATTTTCGTCCCGTTCTGTACGGATGAGCGCAAGAGTTATTTGCGCGTCCGTTACTGTGCACAGGCGCGCGCGGTCGAAAACCAATGCTACGTCGCGATGGCGGGCAACGTCGGCAACCTGCCCGGCGTTGAGAACATGGACATTCAATACGCGCAAAGTTGCATCCTGACGCCGTGCGACTTTCCCTTTGCGCGCGACGGTATCGCAGCCGACGCGACCCCAAACGTCGAGATGGTTTCCATCGCCGACCTCAACCTGGGCGACCTGTTCGCAGCGCGCAATTCGGGAACCGTGTTAAACCTCAAAGACCGCCGCTTTGATTTATATACAATTAACTGGCGAAAAGTCCCGACCAACCGATCTTGAATGTATGGGTTGAGAAGATAGTATTTTTATATCGCATTGCTCATGCTTCCGATCATAGAGCGGTTGCCAACGTGTAGAATTTTGGCAATCAGTTAATTTCTTCCCGCATTGCATTATGGTTCGGCGTGTTTGACGCAACATCCATCGCTGGGGCGCATAACACTACAATATATATAGCCTGATGAATTAGGCTTGATTGGATCTGTTGAATGGACGGCGGCAAAAATCCGCAATATGAAACGCCCAAAGCGAAGGCCAAACCGCGCAAATGGACGCGGCGGGCGTTTTTATTTTTCCTGGCGGCTGGCGTGTCGTATTTGATCTTTAGACCACAGCGTCCGCCTTTGTTTCAAACCAACAAGCGATTCATCATTCTCGGGTTTGACGGCGTTGATCCGCGCCTGGTCGAACGCTATTGGGACGACCTGCCCAATCTGCAAAAACTCGCCGCGCAAGGGAGCTATTCACACCTTAAGACCAGTACGCCTCCCGAATCTCCCGTTGCGTGGTCGTCGTTCGCCGTCGGCGCCAATCCCGGCAAGCACGGCGTCTATGATTTTTTGCGGCGCCCATCGGGTTCCTATATTCCAACCGAAGAATCGTTCGTAGGCCGAAAGCTGCCGCGTTTTATTTTTGACTCGTTGCCGATCCAAATGCCGAAAGCGATTAACCAGCGCGGCGGCACAGCGTTCTGGGACGTCCTCGGCGATAACGGCGTCCCCACCACGCTTCTCGAAGTGCCCTGCACCTTCCCCCCGCCGAAATTACATTACGGGCACACGCTTTCAGGGCTCGGCGTGCCCGACGTACGCGGGATGCAGGCGTCCTTTCACCACTTTGTCTATCAGCCGGACAGCGGCCAAGAAGCGTTTGAAGAAACCGTGTTCGGCGGCAAAGTCGAAACGCTTAAAAAACAAAGCGACGAATATCACAGCGTGATTTGGGGCCCGTTTGACCCGGTCGTCAACCAAAAAAAGAATGACAAAGAAAAAGAGCGCCTTCTCACCGGCCTGGAATGGACGGAGTGGAAGGTACATCTTTATACGCTGCAAAGCGAACATGCCTCCGAGGAAGGCATCGCGCTCACCCGCGACTTTTTCGGCAAGCGCATTATCCAGTCGTTCTCTCTATTCACCTATTTGCAAGACGCCGAAACGCGGGCGCGCATTGATTCCGTACGCGGCTTCTTTGAAGCAGGTAAACCGTTCGTCAAAGAGAAAGACGCGTCCGCCTCGACCGCTCGCGAGCGAACCTATGAATTGCTGAAAACCTGGGATGAACTCTCGAAAGAGATCGACTCGCTGAGCCGCCCCATCAAAGAACCTGTCACATTTAAAATAGCGGGTGAGGATACGGTTGAAGTAACCGTCCAGGGCAAAACCCAAACAGCGAAACTCAACGAATGGAGCGATTGGTTCTCCGTGTCGTTTGACGTAACGCCCATCATCGCCGTTCACGCCATCTGCCGATTTTATCCGCAACAGTTGGGCAACCAAATCAGCATCTTCATGTCGTCTCCCGATATTGACCCGCGCAACCCCGCCGTGCCGATTTCATCGCCAAAGCGGTTCTCAAAAGATTTGGTGGAATGGACGGGCGGCCTATTTAAAACGCGCGGCTGGGCGGCGGAAACGCACGGCCTCAAAGATGGGCATCTATCAGACGAAGGGTTTCTCGAAGACCTGCTCGACCTGATGGAAAAACGCGAACAGAAAACCTTTGAATCGTTTCGCCGCAACAAGAGCAATGTATTCGTGTCCGTATTCTCAGAGACCGACCGCGTCAGCCACATGTACATGCGCTGCATTGATCCCGGGCATCCACTCTACAACCAGGAAATCGCGGATAAATACGGCGACAGCATCAAAAAAATCTGGGTGCGGATGGATGAAATCGTCGGACGCATGATGAAAGAAATTGAAGACGACCCTGACGCGACCCTGCTGGTCATGTCCGATCACGGCTTTCAATCCTGGCGCTACCAGGTCAACCTCAACACTTGGCTTTGGAAGAACGGCTACATGACATTGAAAGGCGACTCGCCTCTCGGCGGCGTGATGAAGTTAGACGACCTGCTCAAAAAAGATGACAGTTCATTCTTCGCCAATGTCGATTGGCCGAAAACAAAAGCCTATGCGTTAGGACTCGGCCAGGTCTACATCAACCTCAAAGGCCGTGAAGCAGTCGGCGCCGTTGATCCGAAAGATTACCCAGACTTGTGTCGCGAAATTGCAGACCAGTTGGTCCAACTCAAAGACGACCGCCCGGGCCGTGACAACGCCAGCGCCGTCACCGAAGTCAAATTGCGTGATGAAATCTGGCATGGAAGTTACGCCAATGACGCCCACGATTGCCCCGATCTGCAAGTCGGTTTCAACGAAGGCTATCGCGTTTCATGGCAGACCTGCCTCGGCGGTATATCCAATGTCATTATTGAAGACAACCTCGAAAAATGGAGCGGCGACCATTGCAGTTTCGCCTCCGTGCATGTGCCCGGCATGTTCTTCAGCAGCAAAAAAATCAGCGGCGATCAGCCTTCGATTTATGATTTCGCCCCCACCGTGCTAACCCATTACGGCTTGCCCCTCCCCGATGAAATGGAAGGCCGCGACCTGTTCGCGTAAGAGCCAGCCCTCCATTGTCATTGAGACATTTGCGTTCTGACGCTAAAATTGTTCGTTTTGCAGTTGATTTCAGAATTAAAGGAATATATTTATGTCTGTTGTTGTGACAGTTGGATGCCAATGGGGCGATGAAGGCAAAGGCAAGATCATCGACTTTCTGTGCCGCGACGCGGATGTCGTATCCAGACACCAGGGCGGCAATAACGCCGGGCACACGATCTACGTCGAAGGCAAGCAGTACGTCTTTCACTTGATCCCAAGCGGCATACTCAATCCGAAGGCCTTCAACATCGTCGGCAACGGCGTTGTGGTTGACCCGATTAACCTCATCAAAGAACTCGACGGCCTGAACGAACAAGGCATCGAGATCACCCCCGAACGCTTCAAAATCAGCGGACAGGCGCACCTGATCCTCGAATACCACTGCCTGCTTGATCAACTCAACGAAGAGCGCCTGGCGAAAAAAGGCATCGGCACCACCAAACGCGGCATCGGCCCCGCCTATATGGACAAAGCCGCGCGTTGCGGCGTACGCCTGTTTGACTTGTTAGATAAAGACGCGCTCCGTCAGCGCCTGGAAGCGACCGTCCCTCTCAAGAACAAGATTATTCAATCCGTCTACGGCGGCGAGCCAGTCGACCTCGAAGCGATCTATCAATTGCTCCTTGATTGCGGCAAGCGCCTCGCGCCGTACATCTGCGACGCGAGCGAACTGATTGACAACGCTTTGAGTCAAAACAAAAGAATTCTGTGTGAAGGCGCGCAAGGAACCATGCTGGACATTGATTACGGCACCTATCCGTTCCTTACGTCATCCAGCACGACTGCGGGCGGCGTCTGCACCGGCAGCGCGATCCCGCCGCGTAAAATTGATTACGTCTTGGGCATCGCCAAGGCATACACCACCCGCGTGGGTTCGGGGCCGTTTCCCTCAGAACTTTTTGATGAAGAAGCCGACCGCCTGCGCAACGCCGGGCCGGTTGGAGAATTTGGCGCCACCACTGGCAGACCGCGCCGCTGCGGCTGGCTCGATATCCCGCTGCTGCGCTATA encodes:
- a CDS encoding alkaline phosphatase family protein, whose amino-acid sequence is MDGGKNPQYETPKAKAKPRKWTRRAFLFFLAAGVSYLIFRPQRPPLFQTNKRFIILGFDGVDPRLVERYWDDLPNLQKLAAQGSYSHLKTSTPPESPVAWSSFAVGANPGKHGVYDFLRRPSGSYIPTEESFVGRKLPRFIFDSLPIQMPKAINQRGGTAFWDVLGDNGVPTTLLEVPCTFPPPKLHYGHTLSGLGVPDVRGMQASFHHFVYQPDSGQEAFEETVFGGKVETLKKQSDEYHSVIWGPFDPVVNQKKNDKEKERLLTGLEWTEWKVHLYTLQSEHASEEGIALTRDFFGKRIIQSFSLFTYLQDAETRARIDSVRGFFEAGKPFVKEKDASASTARERTYELLKTWDELSKEIDSLSRPIKEPVTFKIAGEDTVEVTVQGKTQTAKLNEWSDWFSVSFDVTPIIAVHAICRFYPQQLGNQISIFMSSPDIDPRNPAVPISSPKRFSKDLVEWTGGLFKTRGWAAETHGLKDGHLSDEGFLEDLLDLMEKREQKTFESFRRNKSNVFVSVFSETDRVSHMYMRCIDPGHPLYNQEIADKYGDSIKKIWVRMDEIVGRMMKEIEDDPDATLLVMSDHGFQSWRYQVNLNTWLWKNGYMTLKGDSPLGGVMKLDDLLKKDDSSFFANVDWPKTKAYALGLGQVYINLKGREAVGAVDPKDYPDLCREIADQLVQLKDDRPGRDNASAVTEVKLRDEIWHGSYANDAHDCPDLQVGFNEGYRVSWQTCLGGISNVIIEDNLEKWSGDHCSFASVHVPGMFFSSKKISGDQPSIYDFAPTVLTHYGLPLPDEMEGRDLFA
- a CDS encoding adenylosuccinate synthase; the encoded protein is MSVVVTVGCQWGDEGKGKIIDFLCRDADVVSRHQGGNNAGHTIYVEGKQYVFHLIPSGILNPKAFNIVGNGVVVDPINLIKELDGLNEQGIEITPERFKISGQAHLILEYHCLLDQLNEERLAKKGIGTTKRGIGPAYMDKAARCGVRLFDLLDKDALRQRLEATVPLKNKIIQSVYGGEPVDLEAIYQLLLDCGKRLAPYICDASELIDNALSQNKRILCEGAQGTMLDIDYGTYPFLTSSSTTAGGVCTGSAIPPRKIDYVLGIAKAYTTRVGSGPFPSELFDEEADRLRNAGPVGEFGATTGRPRRCGWLDIPLLRYTHRVNGFDGIALTRLDILCEVPEISVCTSYKCGDETYSVMPADSNKHQFCKPVYETVPSWKEDISNITEFDKLPANAQAYVKAIEDWVGVPVSLISVGPGREQTIVRKNLFG